A single genomic interval of Tsukamurella paurometabola harbors:
- a CDS encoding winged helix-turn-helix domain-containing protein — protein sequence MRITQPQARRIALAAQGFESGFAGTSAPTMRQVQKTIDRLKLIQIDSVNVVARSQYLPVFARLGDYDTALLDRARDKAPRRLVEAWAHEASLVPPETWPLLRHRRTADRVAQRFASYDARHPGQLDRLRGALAELPPLTARALEAHLEHEQVVEKTHWGWNWSSVKEGLEVLFHAGEVTSAGRTSQFERLYAPTPTVLGPLAEREVADEDAYVELLRQSAKAHGIGTLRCLRDYFRLSTAQAVPAVEKLVAAGELLPVEADWWPGTVYLHAEAKRPRAIAARALLSPFDPVVWQRERAEALFDFFYRIEIYTPKEKRVHGYYVLPFLFGDRIVARCDVKADRAAGELLIHSTTWEPGGRDAESEAALEQTVAEMAGWLGLESYRL from the coding sequence ATGAGGATCACCCAGCCCCAGGCGCGGCGGATCGCCCTCGCCGCCCAGGGCTTCGAGTCAGGTTTCGCCGGCACCTCGGCGCCGACGATGCGGCAGGTGCAGAAGACCATCGACCGGCTCAAGCTCATCCAGATCGACAGTGTCAACGTGGTCGCCCGCAGCCAGTACCTGCCCGTCTTCGCGCGCCTCGGCGACTACGACACCGCGCTGCTCGACCGCGCCCGCGACAAGGCGCCGCGCCGGCTCGTCGAGGCGTGGGCCCACGAGGCCTCGCTGGTGCCGCCCGAGACCTGGCCGCTGCTGCGGCACCGTCGGACCGCTGACCGGGTGGCGCAGCGGTTCGCGAGCTACGACGCCCGGCATCCCGGTCAACTGGACCGGCTGCGCGGAGCGCTCGCCGAGCTGCCGCCGCTCACCGCTCGCGCGCTCGAGGCGCACCTGGAGCACGAGCAGGTGGTGGAGAAGACGCACTGGGGCTGGAACTGGTCGTCGGTGAAGGAGGGGCTGGAGGTGCTCTTCCACGCGGGCGAGGTCACCAGCGCCGGCCGCACCAGCCAGTTCGAGCGGCTGTACGCGCCCACGCCGACGGTGCTCGGCCCCCTCGCGGAGCGCGAGGTCGCGGACGAGGATGCGTACGTCGAGCTGCTGCGGCAATCGGCGAAGGCGCACGGAATCGGGACGCTGCGCTGCCTGCGCGACTACTTCCGGTTGTCCACGGCGCAGGCGGTGCCCGCCGTCGAGAAGCTCGTGGCCGCAGGCGAACTCCTACCGGTGGAGGCCGACTGGTGGCCCGGCACCGTCTACCTGCACGCGGAGGCCAAGCGCCCCCGGGCGATCGCCGCGCGGGCGCTGCTCTCGCCCTTCGACCCCGTCGTGTGGCAGCGCGAACGGGCCGAGGCGCTGTTCGACTTCTTCTACCGGATCGAGATCTACACGCCCAAGGAGAAGCGGGTGCACGGTTACTACGTGCTGCCCTTCCTGTTCGGCGACCGCATCGTCGCCCGCTGCGACGTCAAGGCCGACCGCGCGGCGGGGGAACTGCTGATCCACTCGACCACGTGGGAGCCCGGCGGCCGCGACGCCGAGTCCGAGGCGGCGTTGGAGCAGACCGTCGCCGAGATGGCCGGCTGGCTCGGGCTCGAGTCCTATCGACTCTGA
- a CDS encoding ROK family transcriptional regulator yields the protein MTVVDLPAVSATRSPQARPAQARTARPRNPLARPAAGERQARVAAPARVFAPQLRVSEKPAAAVLRVIRRGGLVLRDEIVRETQLSAATVNRQVTALIEAGLVRERADRAASGVVGRPRLPLEVDPNGPVALGIHIGFRVSTVTMHDVAGKVVGAIQIPTPESGEPGEVLSVIATSARRFLARWDGRTVLGAGVAIGGRVDDRGVVADHPRLGWKDVALGERLSGAIGLPVTVAPHVEAMAAAELHLSEEYESQGSTLYFYGRETVGVALALHGAVHSPKSGPHTIGHLPTRNVELLDPRRTGRLEDAVTDTAVVDAARAQKLPVRTIADLHKLADGGDETARAIVAERGRVLGEAAALVADIFNPDRLILGGQAFTDHTAILPHVSAALKATSAEPGRSVRVSGAGGRVQQQAAGAAALDGVYTDPLGAVARVTA from the coding sequence ATGACCGTCGTTGATCTTCCCGCCGTTTCCGCCACCCGCTCGCCGCAGGCCCGCCCCGCGCAGGCGCGCACGGCCCGGCCCCGTAACCCTCTGGCCCGGCCCGCCGCCGGCGAACGCCAGGCCAGGGTCGCCGCACCGGCCCGTGTCTTCGCGCCCCAGCTGCGCGTCTCCGAGAAGCCCGCGGCGGCCGTCCTGCGCGTGATCCGTCGCGGCGGCCTCGTGCTGCGCGACGAGATCGTGCGCGAGACGCAGCTCTCCGCCGCCACCGTGAACCGCCAGGTCACGGCCCTGATCGAGGCGGGACTCGTGCGGGAGCGCGCCGATCGTGCGGCCAGCGGCGTCGTCGGCCGTCCCCGCCTGCCGCTCGAGGTCGACCCGAACGGCCCCGTCGCCCTCGGGATCCACATCGGTTTCCGCGTGAGCACGGTGACCATGCACGACGTCGCCGGCAAGGTCGTCGGCGCCATCCAGATCCCCACGCCCGAGAGCGGCGAGCCCGGCGAGGTGCTCTCGGTGATCGCGACCAGCGCGCGGCGCTTCCTGGCCCGCTGGGACGGCCGCACCGTGCTGGGCGCCGGCGTCGCGATCGGCGGCCGCGTGGACGACCGCGGCGTGGTCGCCGACCATCCGCGTCTCGGCTGGAAGGACGTCGCTCTGGGCGAACGCCTTTCGGGTGCGATCGGGCTTCCCGTCACCGTCGCGCCGCACGTGGAGGCGATGGCCGCCGCCGAGCTCCACCTGTCGGAGGAGTACGAGTCGCAGGGTTCCACGCTGTACTTCTACGGTCGCGAGACCGTGGGCGTCGCGTTGGCGCTGCACGGCGCCGTGCACTCGCCGAAGTCGGGCCCGCACACCATCGGCCACCTCCCGACGCGGAACGTCGAGCTCCTCGACCCGAGGCGCACCGGTCGGCTCGAGGACGCCGTGACCGACACCGCGGTCGTGGATGCCGCACGCGCGCAGAAGCTTCCGGTGCGGACCATCGCGGATCTGCACAAGCTGGCCGACGGCGGCGATGAGACGGCGCGAGCGATCGTCGCCGAGCGCGGACGGGTGCTGGGCGAGGCCGCTGCACTGGTGGCCGACATCTTCAACCCCGACCGGCTCATCCTGGGCGGCCAGGCCTTCACCGACCACACCGCGATCCTCCCGCACGTCTCCGCCGCGCTGAAGGCCACCTCGGCCGAGCCCGGCCGGTCCGTGCGGGTCAGCGGCGCCGGTGGTCGCGTGCAGCAGCAGGCCGCCGGCGCGGCCGCGCTCGACGGTGTCTACACCGACCCGCTGGGTGCCGTCGCGCGGGTGACGGCCTGA
- a CDS encoding NUDIX hydrolase, whose amino-acid sequence MDVLTVAAVCFRDEAGRVLTVRKRGTDAFMLPGGKLEPGEAAIDCAVREIDEELGVSLTTEDLTHLVSWRGPAANEANTDIESTVFATDLRVEPRAAAEITEARWIDPADHGDVTIAPMLEQYLFPRLAGAPTA is encoded by the coding sequence ATGGACGTGCTGACGGTGGCTGCGGTGTGTTTCCGGGACGAAGCCGGGCGGGTGCTCACGGTCCGCAAACGCGGTACCGACGCCTTCATGCTGCCCGGCGGCAAGCTGGAACCGGGGGAGGCCGCGATCGACTGCGCGGTCCGCGAGATCGACGAGGAGCTGGGCGTCTCGCTCACGACCGAAGACCTCACCCACCTCGTCTCGTGGCGCGGCCCCGCCGCGAACGAGGCGAACACCGATATCGAATCCACCGTCTTCGCCACGGACCTGCGGGTCGAGCCGCGCGCCGCGGCGGAGATCACTGAGGCCCGCTGGATCGACCCCGCAGACCACGGCGACGTGACCATCGCGCCGATGCTGGAGCAGTACCTCTTCCCGCGGCTGGCGGGCGCCCCTACCGCATGA
- a CDS encoding ATP-binding cassette domain-containing protein, with amino-acid sequence MATSLAVSALSLRWPDGTVVFDDLSFTIPAGRAALVGANGAGKSTVLRILAGRITPTAGSVSGTGVVSYVPQHPQARPEDTLADALGIGGTVAALRRIEGGSAEPADFEAVGDDWDVEERATAVLDGLGLRLGALDRTVGTLSGGEATLLAIAGQLLLRPDTLLLDEPTNNLDERARGLLTEALERFGGTAVVVSHDLTLLERMDTTVELYRGAVRVFGGPYSHYREVLDAEQAAAEQAVTSAKVDLKAQRRDLVEAQVKLDRRARFAAKAEAEKRVPKIIAGLRKNAAEVSAGKHRGLHEDRVDSARDALDAAKEGVRDDRSVRIAMPEPGPGLHRMQLDDGPLQVVGPERIALVGPNGAGKTTVLRRAIDAARAAEPATVIGYVPQDVRFGAAEEGSLLDAVRDAHPDLDAQHAHAALARMLFRGRQSERIVSTLSGGERLRLALAIALLGDPAPSLLALDEPTNNLDVPSVELLVEALKSWEGALVVVSHDRAFLDLLDLTREVEITR; translated from the coding sequence ATGGCTACCTCTCTCGCCGTCTCCGCACTGTCCCTGCGCTGGCCTGACGGCACCGTCGTCTTCGACGACCTGAGCTTCACCATCCCGGCCGGGCGGGCGGCCCTGGTCGGCGCCAACGGCGCCGGCAAGAGCACCGTGCTCCGCATCCTCGCAGGTCGGATCACCCCGACCGCCGGCTCCGTGAGCGGCACGGGCGTCGTCAGCTACGTGCCGCAACACCCGCAGGCCCGCCCGGAGGACACCCTGGCCGATGCGCTCGGGATCGGCGGCACCGTCGCCGCCCTGCGCCGCATCGAGGGCGGGTCGGCCGAGCCGGCGGACTTCGAGGCCGTCGGCGACGACTGGGACGTCGAGGAGCGCGCCACCGCCGTGCTCGACGGCCTGGGCCTGCGGCTCGGGGCCCTGGACCGGACCGTCGGGACGTTGTCCGGCGGCGAGGCCACCCTCCTCGCCATCGCCGGCCAGCTCCTCCTGCGGCCCGACACCCTGCTGCTCGACGAGCCGACCAACAACCTCGACGAGCGCGCCCGCGGGCTCCTCACCGAGGCGCTGGAACGGTTCGGCGGCACCGCCGTGGTGGTGAGTCACGACCTGACACTGCTCGAGCGCATGGACACCACGGTGGAGCTCTACCGCGGGGCCGTGCGCGTGTTCGGGGGTCCGTACTCGCACTACCGCGAGGTGCTCGACGCGGAGCAGGCCGCCGCGGAACAGGCGGTGACCTCGGCGAAGGTCGACCTCAAGGCGCAGCGCCGAGATCTGGTGGAGGCGCAGGTCAAGCTGGACCGTCGCGCGCGGTTCGCCGCGAAGGCCGAGGCGGAGAAGCGGGTCCCGAAGATCATCGCCGGCCTGCGGAAGAACGCCGCCGAGGTCTCGGCGGGCAAGCACCGCGGCCTCCACGAGGACCGCGTCGACTCCGCGCGCGACGCCCTCGACGCCGCCAAGGAGGGCGTCCGCGACGACCGCTCCGTCCGGATCGCCATGCCGGAGCCGGGTCCGGGACTGCACCGCATGCAACTCGACGACGGTCCGCTGCAGGTCGTGGGTCCGGAGCGGATCGCGCTCGTGGGACCCAACGGGGCGGGCAAGACGACGGTGCTGCGCCGCGCCATCGACGCCGCGCGGGCCGCGGAGCCGGCGACGGTGATCGGCTACGTCCCGCAGGACGTGCGCTTCGGTGCGGCTGAGGAGGGTTCGCTGCTGGACGCGGTGCGTGACGCCCACCCCGATCTCGACGCCCAGCACGCGCACGCCGCGCTCGCCCGGATGCTGTTCCGCGGGCGGCAGTCGGAGCGCATCGTCAGCACCCTCAGCGGCGGCGAACGCCTGCGGCTCGCGCTGGCGATCGCCCTGCTCGGGGATCCCGCGCCGTCGTTGCTGGCGCTGGACGAGCCGACCAACAACCTCGACGTCCCGTCGGTGGAACTGCTGGTGGAGGCGCTGAAGTCGTGGGAGGGCGCGCTCGTCGTCGTCTCGCACGACCGGGCCTTCCTCGACCTGCTGGATCTGACCCGCGAGGTCGAGATCACGCGATAG
- a CDS encoding Fic/DOC family protein, protein MDPAVVLRGAIANSALEGWAPTALDVERLLALATGAVQLDDYVAASIDRALRAGEVGPPDCIEVPLEFPDTFYPGTRILRNRFGIRDPRALRQLEFEVGTAQQFGIETGLVAVPATFDGAHLVAIHRALFGAVYPWAGVFRRYDMGLRDQTFGATLIERYLDDATVILQLPSEAFAAAVVPQERDRRAYAHRAATAYAYLNCAHPFREGNGRAAKTLLQLVAVRAGYRFDFSAITKKQWDGASRRSAPDPGHYRPDAHALYRVFEAITTPIE, encoded by the coding sequence ATGGATCCAGCGGTCGTGCTGCGCGGGGCGATCGCGAACAGCGCTCTTGAGGGCTGGGCGCCGACGGCGCTGGACGTCGAGCGGCTCCTCGCGCTGGCAACGGGCGCGGTGCAACTCGACGACTACGTCGCCGCGTCGATCGACCGCGCCCTGCGCGCGGGCGAAGTCGGGCCGCCGGACTGCATCGAAGTGCCGCTCGAGTTCCCGGACACGTTCTATCCGGGCACGCGGATCCTGCGCAATCGCTTCGGGATCCGCGATCCGCGGGCGCTACGGCAGCTGGAGTTCGAGGTCGGGACCGCTCAGCAGTTCGGCATCGAGACCGGGCTCGTCGCGGTCCCCGCCACCTTCGACGGTGCGCATCTGGTCGCGATCCACCGCGCCCTCTTCGGCGCGGTCTATCCGTGGGCGGGCGTCTTCCGCCGGTATGACATGGGCCTGCGCGATCAGACCTTCGGCGCCACGTTGATCGAGCGCTACCTCGACGATGCGACGGTGATCCTCCAGCTCCCGTCCGAGGCGTTCGCGGCGGCAGTCGTGCCGCAGGAGCGCGATCGGCGCGCGTACGCGCATCGCGCGGCGACGGCGTACGCCTACCTCAACTGCGCCCATCCCTTCCGCGAGGGCAACGGGCGGGCCGCGAAAACGCTGTTGCAGCTCGTCGCCGTACGGGCCGGGTACCGGTTCGACTTCTCCGCGATCACCAAGAAGCAGTGGGACGGCGCTTCCCGTCGGTCCGCGCCCGACCCCGGCCACTACCGCCCCGACGCTCACGCCCTGTACCGCGTGTTCGAGGCCATCACGACTCCGATCGAGTAG
- a CDS encoding DUF7373 family lipoprotein — protein MRGFRRDRIVLVLAAVLVATTACATVVDGTAQPDPSAAARLDTGGYPTAPRAVPARTDPNDQRVQAGYELSGALVSPAELDAAFTFSAPASTPVLPSPESLGLVFGIPLVAALSQTNTYVGGAVSARQTTLVERETADTARMMTAVIRYRSADRAAAATQAVSTETSSPASLPARPAAVPGAALPRRSLTRVWWMPFQDYLLMIGVGNVPDSRADALAATWFDRQTAALRAITATPEQLLSLPPDRDGIMSLTLPNVIRTSDGAQLALGYLTPRAWANAAADDWMATWALLERAGVDLVGTAESAVTRTRGAASARYLADAYWSGEASGTLGTEEPKVAGVPDGRCLSFITRSNGEPRKAFSCSFASGRYYVRTGAVSTLAQAHQQAAASYLMVKNAK, from the coding sequence ATGAGGGGATTCCGACGCGATCGCATCGTGCTCGTCCTGGCGGCGGTGCTGGTCGCGACGACCGCCTGCGCCACCGTCGTCGACGGCACCGCCCAGCCCGACCCGAGCGCCGCCGCCCGTCTCGACACCGGCGGATATCCGACAGCACCGCGAGCCGTTCCTGCGCGCACGGATCCCAACGACCAGCGCGTGCAGGCCGGCTACGAGCTGTCGGGCGCCCTCGTCTCCCCGGCCGAGCTCGACGCGGCGTTCACCTTCTCGGCACCGGCGTCGACCCCCGTGCTCCCCTCACCGGAGTCGCTGGGACTGGTCTTCGGAATTCCGCTGGTGGCGGCGCTGTCGCAGACCAACACCTACGTCGGAGGCGCCGTCTCCGCACGTCAGACGACGCTGGTCGAACGCGAGACCGCCGACACCGCGCGCATGATGACCGCCGTCATCCGATATCGCAGCGCCGACCGGGCCGCCGCTGCCACGCAGGCCGTCAGCACCGAAACATCCTCGCCCGCTTCCCTTCCCGCACGGCCTGCAGCGGTTCCCGGCGCGGCGCTCCCGCGCCGGTCGCTGACCAGGGTGTGGTGGATGCCGTTCCAGGACTATCTGCTCATGATCGGCGTCGGCAACGTCCCCGACAGCAGAGCCGATGCCCTGGCCGCGACGTGGTTCGACCGCCAGACCGCCGCATTGCGCGCCATCACCGCCACGCCCGAACAACTCCTGAGCCTGCCCCCGGACCGCGACGGCATCATGTCGCTGACGCTGCCGAACGTGATCCGGACCAGCGACGGAGCGCAACTGGCGCTCGGCTACCTCACGCCGCGGGCCTGGGCGAACGCCGCCGCCGACGATTGGATGGCGACATGGGCGCTGCTCGAACGCGCGGGAGTGGATCTCGTCGGCACGGCCGAGTCGGCGGTGACCCGCACGCGCGGTGCGGCCAGCGCACGCTATCTGGCCGACGCGTACTGGTCGGGGGAGGCCAGCGGCACGCTCGGCACCGAGGAGCCGAAGGTGGCGGGCGTCCCCGACGGACGCTGCCTCTCCTTCATCACGCGCTCCAACGGCGAACCGCGCAAGGCATTCTCGTGCAGCTTCGCGTCGGGCCGCTACTACGTGCGGACGGGAGCCGTGAGCACGCTCGCGCAGGCGCACCAGCAGGCGGCCGCGAGCTACCTGATGGTCAAGAACGCGAAGTAG
- a CDS encoding L-serine ammonia-lyase: MTISVFDLFSVGIGPSSSHTVGPMRAGADFADELRAAPSTVRAVTVDLYGSLAATGRGHGTFAAVLLGLEGNRPETVDPDHVDKRGAEIEATRRIRFGGRDEVALCAEQIVLHPLTVLPRHTNGIRFRAELADGTVHEAVYYSVGGGFVERESGADTVNPLAGTPGVPHDFDTAAALLETCPRTGRTVPQLMLENEIALHGGPSDVAEREVRAGLLHIWEVMEACIERGFRAEGVLPGGLGVKRRAPGLYRRLVDSDGADAMDWLNVAAMAVNEENACGGRIVTAPTNGAAGIVPAVLYYALKFRPHLAERREETVCDYLLTAAAIAVLYKRRASISGAEVGCQGEVGSACSMAAGALAQVMGATPAQVENAAEIGIEHNLGLTCDPIGGLVQIPCIERNAIASVKAVNAARIALHGDGTHRVSLDQAIETMRQTGADMLSKYKETSLGGLAVNVPEC, encoded by the coding sequence GTGACGATCAGTGTGTTCGACCTGTTCTCGGTGGGCATCGGCCCCTCGAGTTCCCACACGGTGGGGCCCATGCGGGCGGGCGCGGACTTCGCCGACGAGCTGCGGGCCGCCCCGTCGACGGTGCGCGCCGTCACCGTCGACCTGTACGGCTCCCTCGCGGCCACCGGCCGGGGGCACGGCACCTTCGCCGCGGTGCTGCTGGGGCTCGAGGGCAACCGGCCCGAGACCGTGGATCCCGACCACGTGGACAAGCGCGGCGCCGAGATCGAGGCCACCCGCAGGATCAGGTTCGGCGGGCGGGACGAGGTCGCGCTGTGCGCCGAGCAGATCGTGCTGCATCCACTCACGGTGCTGCCGCGGCACACCAACGGCATCCGGTTCCGGGCCGAGCTCGCCGACGGCACGGTGCACGAAGCCGTCTACTACTCCGTCGGCGGCGGCTTCGTCGAGCGCGAGTCGGGCGCCGATACCGTGAACCCGCTCGCCGGGACCCCCGGCGTGCCGCACGACTTCGACACCGCCGCCGCGCTCCTGGAGACCTGCCCGCGCACCGGTCGCACCGTGCCGCAGCTGATGCTGGAGAACGAGATCGCGCTGCACGGCGGACCGTCGGACGTGGCGGAACGGGAGGTCCGCGCAGGGCTGCTGCACATCTGGGAGGTCATGGAGGCCTGCATCGAGCGGGGCTTCCGCGCCGAGGGCGTGCTGCCCGGCGGGCTGGGGGTCAAGCGGCGCGCGCCGGGCCTGTACCGCCGGCTCGTCGATTCCGACGGTGCCGACGCCATGGACTGGCTCAACGTCGCGGCCATGGCGGTCAACGAGGAGAACGCCTGCGGTGGCCGGATCGTCACCGCGCCGACCAACGGCGCGGCGGGGATCGTGCCGGCGGTGCTGTACTACGCGCTGAAGTTCCGGCCGCACCTCGCCGAGCGGCGCGAGGAGACGGTGTGCGACTACCTGCTGACCGCCGCCGCGATCGCGGTGCTCTACAAGCGGCGGGCGTCGATCTCCGGTGCCGAGGTGGGTTGCCAGGGCGAGGTCGGCTCCGCGTGCTCGATGGCCGCGGGCGCGCTCGCGCAGGTCATGGGTGCCACGCCCGCGCAGGTGGAGAACGCCGCCGAGATCGGCATCGAGCACAACCTGGGCCTGACCTGCGACCCCATCGGCGGCCTCGTGCAGATCCCGTGCATCGAGCGCAACGCCATCGCCTCGGTCAAGGCCGTGAACGCCGCCCGCATCGCCCTGCACGGCGACGGCACGCACCGCGTCTCGCTGGATCAGGCCATCGAGACCATGCGCCAGACCGGCGCCGACATGCTGTCGAAGTACAAGGAGACCTCCCTCGGCGGCCTCGCCGTCAACGTGCCGGAGTGCTGA
- a CDS encoding AAA family ATPase, which produces MTNSNPTAQRYFSLGLRSLAARTDTREPAQAFRLAVEADPTMCDAWIGLMAVDRTQLSDPAAARGLLASARNFGVELRRNGMVVDPAEGALGLKIPVHMGVVELGMPVTDVIYARAGAAVILAQSGHLAEAAAELTRLQREVSADSPAQRNYLRYLWICLLGMAHRWPEVLSTVADGREPLWVSAESDGAVRFWQLGVTALTARALVGTGDAHQALSATRTALASEDFKLVQASLLVTQAYALRATGDEDGAAKLIRDARAWISSRPDLDHAAAGGALEVVTAQSMNTRTDPWDPASGTTAQEIEQASLDRQRDAVLADAWRELDALVGSPDVKSQIRRLASKVEMDRERKLLSEELGEEYSEEEMRLSAIITGPPGTGKTTGVRILAKLYYGLGVIAKPEVYEHQPSDMMTGYVGQAGIRTNKLVDESRGGLFFLDEAYGLVAGDGEDQASRFGREALEALLARIENEGDKPLRDKVVVVLAGYDDDMNRLLQVNPGLPLRFPTRISFSSFTAEELVEIAESVAAKSREQLGVGVRGYLEEHNKRLAEVSALDLKGRLCSGIDLMSNARFMRTVISSARGFRDFRVSATDRSALSSEEKRTLLRTLELEDVRLAYEETLRVSPNFPWSQWHLLEVSWEEESNG; this is translated from the coding sequence ATGACGAACTCGAATCCCACTGCCCAGCGGTACTTCTCGCTCGGGCTGCGATCACTCGCGGCGCGCACGGACACCCGTGAACCGGCGCAGGCGTTCCGGCTCGCCGTCGAGGCCGACCCCACGATGTGCGACGCGTGGATCGGCCTGATGGCCGTCGACCGGACGCAACTGAGCGACCCGGCCGCCGCGCGGGGCCTCCTGGCCTCGGCCCGCAACTTCGGTGTGGAGCTGCGCCGCAACGGCATGGTCGTGGACCCCGCCGAGGGCGCGCTCGGGTTGAAGATCCCCGTCCACATGGGCGTCGTCGAACTCGGCATGCCCGTCACCGACGTGATCTACGCGCGCGCCGGCGCCGCGGTCATCCTCGCGCAGTCCGGGCACCTCGCCGAGGCGGCCGCGGAACTGACCCGGCTCCAGCGCGAGGTGAGCGCCGACTCGCCGGCCCAGCGCAACTACCTCCGATACCTGTGGATCTGCCTGCTCGGGATGGCGCACCGGTGGCCCGAGGTGCTCTCGACGGTGGCCGACGGCCGCGAGCCCCTCTGGGTCTCCGCGGAGTCCGACGGTGCCGTCAGGTTCTGGCAGCTCGGCGTCACCGCGCTGACCGCGCGCGCCCTCGTCGGGACCGGAGACGCCCACCAGGCGCTCTCGGCGACCAGAACGGCGCTCGCCTCCGAGGACTTCAAACTGGTGCAGGCCAGTCTCCTGGTCACCCAGGCCTACGCGCTGCGGGCCACCGGCGACGAGGACGGGGCGGCGAAGCTGATCCGCGACGCCCGCGCCTGGATCTCGTCGCGCCCCGACCTCGATCACGCCGCCGCGGGCGGCGCCCTCGAGGTGGTCACGGCGCAGTCCATGAACACCCGCACGGATCCCTGGGATCCCGCGTCGGGAACCACGGCCCAGGAGATCGAGCAGGCGAGCCTCGACCGGCAGCGCGACGCCGTCCTCGCCGACGCGTGGCGCGAGTTGGACGCCCTGGTGGGCAGCCCGGACGTGAAGTCGCAGATCCGCCGCCTCGCCTCCAAGGTCGAGATGGACCGGGAACGCAAGCTGCTCAGCGAGGAACTCGGCGAGGAGTACAGCGAGGAGGAGATGCGCCTCTCCGCGATCATCACCGGGCCGCCCGGTACGGGCAAGACGACGGGCGTGCGGATCCTCGCGAAGCTGTACTACGGCCTCGGCGTGATCGCCAAACCCGAGGTCTACGAACACCAGCCGAGCGACATGATGACGGGGTACGTGGGGCAGGCGGGCATCCGCACCAACAAGCTCGTCGACGAGTCCCGGGGCGGCCTGTTCTTCCTCGACGAGGCGTACGGCCTCGTCGCCGGGGACGGCGAGGACCAGGCCTCCCGGTTCGGCCGCGAGGCGCTCGAGGCGCTGCTCGCCCGGATCGAGAACGAGGGGGACAAGCCCCTGCGCGACAAGGTGGTCGTGGTGCTCGCGGGCTACGACGACGACATGAATCGGCTGCTGCAGGTGAACCCCGGTCTCCCGCTACGATTCCCGACGCGCATCTCGTTCAGCTCCTTCACCGCCGAGGAACTGGTGGAGATCGCCGAATCCGTCGCCGCGAAGAGCCGCGAGCAGCTCGGGGTCGGCGTGCGCGGCTACCTGGAGGAGCACAACAAGCGGCTCGCCGAGGTCAGTGCGCTCGACCTCAAGGGCCGACTGTGCTCGGGCATCGACCTGATGTCGAACGCCCGCTTCATGCGCACCGTGATCTCGTCGGCCCGCGGGTTCCGGGACTTCCGGGTCAGTGCCACCGACCGGTCGGCCCTCTCGTCCGAGGAGAAGCGCACGCTGCTGCGGACGCTCGAACTCGAGGACGTGCGCCTGGCCTACGAGGAGACGCTGCGCGTGTCACCGAACTTCCCGTGGTCGCAGTGGCACCTCCTCGAGGTGAGTTGGGAGGAGGAGTCGAATGGCTGA
- a CDS encoding adenylate/guanylate cyclase domain-containing protein has product MGDAEDLDIDGLLLPGERKYTFRELAEQGGIDVEDLRVWWTSAGFADLRDDDQPAFTADDVAIVKDLADLFALDVIDREAVLPGAQSLGQAMYRLAEWQAGIVKAHLDTAHDAGVTDPSAGVAQVIDKMENLQAHVWRRHLSTATQRLVTHDSSDAMTAMMAVGFADMVGYTRLSRGLAVEELNTLVATFEARMQAVIYGGGGWIIKGVGDEVMFAAEDPAAAARIGLELQEPHEYPELDVIEIEFPQLRVGMAYGEVLQRYGDLFGSVVNLAARLTSAARPGTVLIDDNFTQAIADEPGLATRSLRAYRARGFRAVHPHLLRYDKDTRAAKDAEAAEAAQEAEAAAVAAPAEATEKS; this is encoded by the coding sequence ATGGGCGACGCCGAAGATCTGGATATCGACGGTCTGCTCCTCCCGGGCGAACGCAAGTACACCTTCCGTGAGCTCGCCGAGCAGGGCGGCATCGACGTGGAGGACCTCCGCGTGTGGTGGACCTCCGCGGGTTTCGCGGACCTGCGTGACGACGACCAGCCGGCGTTCACGGCGGACGACGTGGCCATCGTCAAGGACCTCGCCGACCTGTTCGCGCTGGACGTGATCGACCGCGAGGCGGTGCTGCCCGGGGCGCAGTCCCTCGGCCAGGCGATGTACCGGCTCGCCGAGTGGCAGGCCGGCATCGTCAAGGCCCACCTGGACACCGCGCACGACGCCGGGGTGACGGATCCGTCGGCGGGGGTCGCGCAGGTCATCGACAAGATGGAGAACCTGCAGGCCCACGTCTGGCGGCGGCACCTGTCGACGGCCACCCAGCGCCTCGTGACCCACGACTCGTCCGACGCGATGACCGCCATGATGGCGGTCGGCTTCGCGGACATGGTCGGGTACACGCGGCTGAGCCGCGGCCTCGCCGTGGAGGAGCTCAACACCCTGGTCGCGACGTTCGAGGCACGGATGCAGGCCGTGATCTACGGCGGCGGCGGATGGATCATCAAGGGCGTCGGCGACGAGGTGATGTTCGCGGCGGAGGATCCCGCGGCCGCGGCCCGCATCGGCCTCGAGCTGCAGGAGCCGCACGAGTACCCCGAGCTGGACGTCATCGAGATCGAGTTCCCCCAGCTGCGCGTGGGCATGGCCTACGGCGAGGTGTTGCAGCGCTACGGCGATCTGTTCGGCAGCGTCGTGAACCTGGCGGCCCGGCTGACCAGCGCGGCGCGCCCGGGCACCGTGCTCATCGACGACAACTTCACGCAGGCCATCGCCGACGAGCCGGGCCTCGCCACGCGCAGCCTGCGCGCGTACCGCGCCCGCGGCTTCCGGGCCGTGCACCCGCACCTGCTGCGCTATGACAAGGACACCCGCGCGGCGAAGGACGCCGAAGCAGCCGAGGCGGCCCAGGAGGCGGAGGCGGCCGCCGTTGCGGCTCCCGCCGAGGCGACCGAGAAGTCGTAA